In a single window of the Ferroacidibacillus organovorans genome:
- the recA gene encoding recombinase RecA translates to MADRKAALDLALKQIEKQFGKGSIMKLGEASSSMNVEVMSSGSLALDIALGIGGFPKGRVIEIYGPESSGKTTVALHTIAEAQRLGGQAAFIDAEHALDPLYAQKLGVNIDELLISQPDTGEQALEIAEALVRSGAVDVIVIDSVAALVPKAEIEGDMGDSHVGLHARLMSQALRKLSGAINKSRTIAIFINQIREKVGVMFGNPETTTGGRALKFYASVRLEVRKAEVLKQGNDMVGNRTKIKVVKNKVAPPFKQAEVDIMFGEGISREGSLVDLGAELDIIQKSGAWYSFADERLGQGKENVKQFLKEHAEMADRIERLIRDKTVTSAAPPKDEPQFKVDDDDDDFDFED, encoded by the coding sequence TTGGCAGATCGCAAAGCGGCGCTTGATCTTGCGCTCAAGCAAATTGAAAAACAGTTTGGCAAAGGTTCGATCATGAAACTCGGAGAAGCCAGTTCGTCGATGAATGTCGAGGTGATGTCTTCTGGCTCGCTAGCGCTTGATATTGCGCTTGGCATCGGCGGATTTCCGAAAGGGCGCGTGATTGAGATTTATGGTCCGGAATCTTCCGGAAAAACAACCGTTGCGCTACACACGATCGCGGAGGCGCAACGATTGGGTGGACAGGCTGCGTTTATCGACGCGGAACACGCACTGGATCCGCTGTATGCGCAAAAACTTGGCGTTAATATTGATGAACTTTTGATTTCTCAACCGGATACGGGGGAGCAGGCGCTTGAGATTGCAGAGGCGCTTGTGCGCAGTGGAGCCGTTGACGTGATCGTGATTGACTCGGTTGCCGCACTTGTGCCAAAGGCAGAGATTGAGGGTGACATGGGGGATTCTCATGTCGGGCTTCATGCGCGCCTCATGTCGCAAGCGCTTCGCAAATTGAGCGGTGCGATTAACAAGTCGCGCACGATCGCAATTTTTATCAATCAGATCCGTGAAAAAGTGGGCGTGATGTTCGGCAATCCAGAAACGACGACAGGCGGTCGCGCACTTAAGTTTTATGCGTCTGTTCGCCTGGAGGTGCGTAAGGCCGAGGTTTTGAAACAAGGCAATGATATGGTGGGAAACCGAACAAAAATCAAAGTTGTCAAGAATAAGGTGGCACCGCCGTTTAAGCAGGCAGAAGTCGACATCATGTTTGGAGAAGGCATTTCGCGTGAAGGAAGCCTGGTCGACCTCGGTGCTGAACTTGATATCATACAAAAGAGTGGCGCTTGGTACTCGTTTGCAGATGAGCGACTGGGACAAGGCAAGGAGAATGTGAAACAATTTTTAAAAGAACACGCGGAGATGGCGGATCGGATTGAACGATTGATTCGGGATAAGACCGTGACGAGCGCGGCACCGCCAAAAGATGAGCCGCAATTCAAGGTTGACGATGATGACGACGATTTTGATTTCGAAGATTGA
- a CDS encoding regulatory protein RecX, which translates to MAQVKRIEPVPKKRSHRVLILENEAECGPYHAMSLIELSVTSGTVFTETLHRELIEHEEALNAYEQGLTYLERGAHSKRELARYLKRKGFSETACQMAIGRLATLEILSDAQLARRLVEQSMHQSVSNRSVAARLAKRGIEGRITDIALREVERDEEKAAMQLAEKKLPELLRRAEKKVERMRRSGLARQGLQKDETFRLGIMFLGQYLSRRGFKPSTVSRVIKQFGASQGEDYEDVGQSDDAEFE; encoded by the coding sequence GTGGCGCAAGTAAAACGAATTGAACCTGTCCCGAAAAAACGTTCACATCGCGTGCTTATTCTTGAAAATGAAGCGGAATGCGGACCGTATCACGCCATGTCGCTCATTGAACTTAGTGTAACGTCAGGGACGGTCTTCACAGAGACGCTCCATCGCGAACTGATAGAGCATGAAGAAGCACTCAACGCCTATGAGCAGGGGTTAACCTATCTTGAGCGGGGAGCGCACTCGAAACGTGAGCTTGCGCGCTACCTGAAGCGTAAAGGTTTTTCTGAAACGGCGTGTCAGATGGCGATAGGTCGCTTGGCGACACTTGAAATTCTATCTGATGCACAGCTTGCGCGTCGTCTTGTGGAGCAGTCGATGCATCAATCCGTCAGCAATCGTAGTGTCGCCGCGCGTTTAGCAAAACGAGGAATTGAAGGTCGGATAACAGACATCGCACTGCGTGAAGTGGAACGTGATGAAGAGAAGGCGGCCATGCAACTCGCTGAAAAGAAGCTTCCCGAACTGCTGCGACGCGCTGAAAAAAAAGTGGAACGGATGCGGCGTTCGGGACTGGCCAGGCAAGGGTTGCAAAAAGATGAAACGTTTCGACTTGGGATCATGTTTCTTGGACAATATTTGAGTCGTCGCGGTTTTAAACCTAGTACGGTTTCGCGCGTTATAAAACAGTTCGGGGCATC
- a CDS encoding DEAD/DEAH box helicase: MTTFLDFNLNKKVQEAISEMGYEEPSPIQSVCIPLIMEGKDVIGQAQTGTGKTAAFGIPLIDKTGTGRHVQAIILLPTRELAIQVAGELRRIAKFKRVRTLPIYGGQSIGHQIRALEQGVHVVIGTPGRVLDHIRRGTLKLDQVQSVVLDEADEMLDMGFIEDIESILKETPANRQTLLFSATMPTEVRRLANRYMNNPEHVQMAKNELTVPLIDQYYYKVLDRNKLESVCRIIDSEDVTLGIIFCRTKRGVDELTEALISRGYLADGLHGDLSQAQRDRVMKRFRTGDIELLVATDVAARGIDVGNVTHVVNYDMPQDTESYVHRIGRTGRAGKRGLAITLATPREFKLLKSIQRDTKAIIEPREVPSVADVAERQAELWRERLERTTVEGGLAHYRAILGKLVDEFDPIDLAAAALKLASAGELEAETADTYNFGETGGGTGMVRFFMNIGRSARMSPGDLVRAIAEESGVPTTAIGKIDIFDKFTFIEIAEESAPFVYESLRQSRINGARVNLEPARPRSGGGARRSY, from the coding sequence ATGACAACGTTTTTGGATTTTAATTTGAACAAAAAAGTGCAAGAAGCAATCAGTGAAATGGGCTATGAGGAGCCGTCACCGATTCAATCCGTATGCATTCCGCTCATCATGGAAGGAAAAGACGTGATCGGACAGGCGCAGACAGGAACGGGGAAAACGGCTGCGTTTGGCATTCCGCTGATTGACAAGACGGGAACGGGCCGCCACGTGCAGGCGATCATTCTCTTGCCGACGCGGGAACTTGCAATTCAGGTGGCGGGTGAACTGCGCCGCATCGCGAAATTCAAGCGCGTTCGCACACTGCCAATCTATGGTGGACAATCGATTGGTCATCAAATTCGCGCGCTTGAGCAAGGTGTGCACGTGGTGATCGGAACGCCGGGACGCGTACTTGATCACATCCGCCGCGGAACGCTCAAGCTCGATCAAGTGCAATCGGTCGTGCTTGACGAGGCGGATGAGATGCTTGATATGGGCTTTATCGAAGATATTGAGTCCATCTTAAAAGAGACGCCGGCCAATCGCCAAACGCTTTTGTTCTCGGCGACGATGCCGACAGAAGTGCGCCGCCTGGCAAACCGCTATATGAACAATCCGGAACACGTACAGATGGCAAAAAATGAATTGACGGTTCCGCTGATCGATCAGTACTACTATAAAGTACTCGATCGAAACAAACTGGAGAGCGTCTGCCGCATCATCGACAGTGAAGATGTGACACTTGGCATCATCTTTTGCCGCACAAAGCGCGGCGTGGATGAGCTTACGGAGGCGCTGATTTCGCGTGGCTATCTCGCAGACGGTCTGCACGGGGACTTGAGTCAGGCGCAACGGGATCGCGTCATGAAACGATTCCGCACAGGAGATATCGAGTTGCTTGTGGCGACGGATGTTGCGGCGCGCGGTATTGACGTCGGTAATGTGACGCATGTTGTCAACTATGATATGCCGCAAGATACAGAGTCGTATGTACACCGCATTGGACGCACGGGGCGCGCAGGCAAGCGCGGATTGGCGATCACGCTTGCCACGCCGCGAGAGTTCAAGTTGCTCAAATCGATTCAGCGTGATACAAAAGCGATTATCGAACCGCGCGAAGTACCGTCGGTTGCAGACGTTGCAGAGCGTCAGGCGGAACTCTGGCGTGAGCGGCTTGAGCGCACGACGGTTGAGGGTGGCCTCGCGCACTATCGTGCAATCCTTGGCAAACTCGTCGACGAATTTGATCCGATTGATCTTGCGGCAGCCGCACTGAAACTGGCGAGCGCAGGGGAACTTGAGGCAGAAACCGCCGATACGTACAACTTTGGAGAAACCGGTGGCGGCACAGGCATGGTGCGCTTCTTTATGAACATTGGTCGAAGCGCGCGCATGAGCCCTGGCGATTTGGTGCGCGCAATCGCAGAGGAGTCCGGCGTTCCGACGACGGCGATTGGCAAGATTGACATCTTTGACAAGTTTACGTTTATCGAGATTGCCGAGGAGTCAGCGCCATTTGTTTATGAGTCACTGCGTCAATCGCGCATCAATGGCGCGCGTGTCAATCTTGAGCCTGCCCGTCCGCGTTCGGGTGGCGGTGCAAGGCGCTCGTACTGA